ttaaaaatgaaagaTATTCATATTAAACAATTGATATTGAACATCATTCGATAGTAATAAAAACTAGATAGCAACAAAATTGGATACAACCCAAATTGTATTAAAATTATGTCTCATGCAAgcaagaaaaaacaaaacaccTGCATAATACCCAAATTATACAGCATACCATTTATACTACAACATACTATATTATACCAACTGATGATCATATGAGACATAAACATCTGATATGCATGTTGTTATTTTGATGTAACCATgcacaaaattaaaaataatattaataggcaaagaaagaaacatatacaaccaaaacaacaacaaatttgtTATGTGGAAAGCCTTTGGGAATTCTGTCATTGCAAGTCTAAGTTTGATGATGAGAGTGATGTGTGTTTGTTGTTAGCTGTACAAGTGTCGACCTTGGATGACAAGTACTGTGTGGGTCCTTCGCGATTCAATCCAGCTATATTGATGCATCTTTTGATGGTATGACCGCTTGTTTGACTCATGCTTTGCGCCTGTGTCTGCATGTTATCATTATCGCAGGTTGTATGATATTCATCGTACCAAATAAATTTGTCAGGGTGCTTCAAAGAGGCGGGGCAAATGTAGTAATGCTTCTCTGGACGAGTGGCAAATTCACTTGCCTGGCGCAAAAGCATGACACCATTACCACACTGGTATTGTGATGGCCTTCTCAATTCCATGACAACTATAATGTCAAACATGTCGAATATGTCATTCATCATGAGCAATAACCTCATACATAATAATTAACTCTTACCACTAAATTCAcaaaacatgatattttattatactAACATACATTTCACATAATCTACATTAAAGAGAAATTGAAATCAAACTAAAAccggattttaattatatatatattaaatgagatCTCTGCTTCAAGTCAATGATTAGGTGATAAGATAATCACACAAAAGAAAAgtaacaattatttttttggagTTACAAGACATTATTTCTAAACCACAAGATTTATGAATCAGTGTTGACCTTATTTGCTAAATGACACAAGAGCAGTGGAAATTTTGAGGAAATTGGTACTCCCCAAAAATAACAAACCTATTGATAACGAGGaactaaattattaaattgaaaaTCACATATTTGCAGATCTGctaaaaaatcagaaaaaatatttcaatagtCGACTGCGAAATCAGATGATGTTGGTGAACTCGACTACCATCTTCGAAGGAGTGAATGTTCTGCAAGTCAATTTTTGTATGCGAATGTTTTTAATGACATAATGAATTTTTGTTGTGGTCTGGGAGACACCACGATGGGTTGGGTGAATTTCTTGTAGGTAGGTGTTGAAATAAGGTTCAATTGAGGGGAATtaaggtatatatatatttttttaattttcacttTTATAATCAATCACACCAAACTTTAATTTATAACTTGGACCAAATACAATAGCATGAAAGAACAAGGAGTTTGTCTTATCGATATTTTCCAGCTATTTGTTGAACTCACTTTCCATATTTTGTGTCATATCTACTAAAACGATCTTCATTATTCGTCTTATGTTAATTAATCGTATTCTCGATCAAAcaaagtttatgaaaatattgatTTGATGCGATTAGCAATGACCTAGAGTACATAgcattatttcataaaaaaaacttaaccaaacttctTTCAATTTCATCTTCTTTTAAAGGATGAAATATTTATCATCTTCTCCAAAATTCTGAacatatttcttttattttgattctccaacatattaaaaacacttttatgttgtatttgaatggatgaatttgaaatatatagatttcaaatatatttttgttgttaaCAATTAAACAATAGATGAAATCTTGAATCTATATCCTAGGTTGTATTTGGatggatgaatttgaaatatatggatttcgaatatatttttattgttaacaattAAACAATAGATGAAATCTTGAATCTATATCTTACTTATTTACACAATTATAACACAAAGtgcaatgaatttcaaatgcatCCATTATTGggtgaacttgaaattcatcatAACTAACATGAAACATtcgaatatatttttattgttaacaattAAACAATAGATGAAATCTTGAATCTATATCTTACTTATTTACACAATTATAACACAAAgtacaatgaatttcaaatgcatCCATTATTGGGTGAACTTGAAATccatcataattaacatgaaacatTGTATAAAAATGGAAGACGTGgatttgaaatatatgatatcatTTCtctaaactaaaaaaaatacatctgaatatatttgaaatttatgaatttgaaatccatcatttattaaatttaagataTGACCTGAACGAAACACATCTCTCTTTTATCTTGCCAATTTTTGTCCCCTTTACAATTATCTAATAAACAGAAGTAAATGTCGGTAATATGTGGGGTCATAGGTGGCAGAATATATTCATTAGgctttgtgaaaaaaaaacgTGGGCTGCATCTGTTGATTTAAACGAAAGTTCAAGGAAATTTATCAGACGCGTTTTTGACGTGTATTCACACTgacagaggctctataaatagagctcctccattcattctgaaatcatcccttcttcgagttttctttcatctaatagcatttgagtgcttagttctataatatttgtgaggtgtttgttctcctgtattaagagagtgtgtgttttTTTCAGAAACACAGTGAGttagttgtacaccacaaaatattatagtagaaattcttttcatcttgtccgtgatttttaccctaataatttttaggggtttttcacgtaaatctcggtgtccagtttattctttatttttgggttttattatctcaaattatcgcaagtgggaccaacaagtgatatcagagctttggtttaaaatttcttaaaaattctgCGTATGCTCTGttgttgcagcctagactgatcttccacatcagaaaagctttttgagattttttttattaaggcgggattattttgtccaatctactaaaattgttgtagacataatggcaggaaggtacgagatagcaaagttcaacggaagcaattttatgttgtggaaaataaagatacaagcggttttaagaaaggagaattgctaggcggctattggagatagaccaatggagattacagatgatggaaagtggaatgagatgaatgacaacgttgttgccaatttacacttggctatagcagacgaagttttgtcaagtatctctgagataaaaagagccaaagttatctgggatactttgacaaagatgtacgaggtcaagtcgttacacaacatgattttcttaAAGAGAatgctttatactcttcggatggcggaatcctcatcgatgaccgaccatatcaatacactaaatactctatttgcccaactcactttcatggggcataaaataggggaaaatgaacgtgcggagcttctacatcaaagtctaccagattcatatgatcaacttatcatcaacattaccaacaatattcttatgggccttctaaaattcgacgatgtcttaactgcggttctcgaagaagaaagccggcgcaagaataaggaagataagTTGGTAACCTCGAAGCAGACAGAGGccttaccgatgataagaggatgattcatggaccgtgactccagtgggagccaaagacgaggtagatcaaagtcgagaagtaagaaaaaaatatttattgctttaaatgtggcggtaaagagaacttcaagaaagagtgtacgagtatcaagaaaagttctcaaggaaatgtggccagtacttcaggcaatggtgaaatattattcagcgaagcggcaacagttgcagaaggcagacacaaattttgtgacacatgtattatggattcaggagcgacgtggcacatgacgtctcggagagaattgtttgatcattatgagccagtctcaggaggatctgtattcatgggaaatgatcatgccttagAAATCgttggggtcggtactatcaaaattaaaatgtttgatggcaccatcctcaccatacaggaggtacgacatgtgaaaggactaacaaaaaatcttttgtccttgggacAATTGGATGATATCGAGTGCAAAACTCGAATCGAGAACGAgatcatgaaaaatgtgaagggtgcgcttgtggttatgaaggcagAAAAGGTCGCtacaaatctgtatgtacttttgggagaaacacacaaggaggcataactagctgttgcatcaaatggttcaggagaagaattaacagtgttatggcatagaaagctcgggcatatgtcagaacgggggttgaaaattctctcagaacggaagctgcttccaggacttacaaaagtgtcactacccttttgtgagcattgtgttaccagtaaacaacacagattaaaatttggcacttctactgtcAGGAgcaaagcatattggagctgattcattcggatgtttggcaagcaccggttgtatccctaggaagatcgagatactttgtctcgttcattgatgatttctctaggagatgttgggtatATCCAATCAAGAAAAAATCGGATGTTtttcagatcttcaaagatttcaaagcgcgagttgaacttgattctgtgaagaaaatcaagtgtctgaggactgacaacggaggagaatataccagtgacgaatttgaggcattttgtcaacatgagggcatcaaaagacaattcacgaAGGCTTACatacctcaacaaaatggagtggcggagcggatggacagaaccttgttggacagaacaagagctatgttgaggactgcgggtctagacaagtcattttgggcggaagcagtcaaaaccgcttgttatattatcaattgttctccttcagtggcgattgatctgaagactccgatgaagatgtggactgggaagccgacagattattctcatttgcatacatttggaagtcctgtttacgttctgtacaatgagcaagaaagatcgaagttggattcgaaatccagaaaatgtatcttcttgggttatgctgatggagtaaaggggtttcgcttgtgggatcctactgttcacaagcttatcatcagcagggatgttatcttcgaggaagataaagtaaagggagacaaaggcacactgaattcagaaactactatatttcaggtggaaaataagatggacgaaggtcaagtttcttgtgaagcagtaccagagcacgaagaacaagaatatgttgagtctgaagtttccaatgtgaggcagtcaactcgagacagaagaccaccaggttggatttcagattatgtcactgaaagtaatattgcatattgtctattatcagaggatggtgagccatcgagtttccatgaGGCTACttaaagctcggatgtatccttgtggatgatagcaatgcaagaagaattggaggcattagacatgaataaaacttgggatcttgttacactaccacgagaaAGGAAaaccattggaaacagatgggtctataagatcaagcgtgatggcaataatcAAGTGGAGCgatatcgtgctagattggtggtaaaaggatATGCTCAgcaagaaggcattgacttcaatgagatattttctcctgtggttcggcttacaacagtcagagtggtgctGGCATTGTGtccggtgtttgacctacatctagaacaactagatgtgaaaacagcgtttcttcatggagatcttgaagaagaaatttatatgctccagccagaaggttttgcgaaaaaaggcaaagagaacttggtttgcaggttgaacaaatctctgtacggtctcaaacaggcgccgatgtgttggtacaagagatttgattcctatatcatgagccttggatacaacagactgagtgcagacccttgtacgtatttcaagaggtctggtgatgattatattattttgctgttgtatgtggacgacatgttggtagcaggccccaacaaagatcatgtccaaggattgaagacacagttggctagggaatttgatatgaaggacttgggaccagcaaacaagattctagggatgcaagttcaccgagacagaagtaacagaaagatttggctttcccagaaaaattatttgaagaaaatcttACAACGCTTCAaaatgcaagatagtaagccaatattGACCCCTCTttctgttaacttcaagttatcctctgagatgtgtcctagcagtgaagcagagaggatggagatgtctcgagtaccgtatgcatcagcagtgggaagtttgatgttcgccatgatctgtacaagaccggacattgctcaagcagtgggagcagttagtcggtatatgatgaatcctggacgagagcattggagcactgttaagaggatccttagatacattaagggtacctcgaatgctgcattatgttatggaggatcggattttacactcagtggctatgtcgattcagattatgcaggtgatcctggtAAAAGGAAATCTattactggttatgtgtttacacttgcaggagtagcagtaagctgggtttcaaagcTGCAAACAGTTGTGACGTTATCTACAACGAAAgcagaatatatggcagctactcaagcttgcaaggaggcaatatggattaaaaggttattggaggagatcggacacaaacaagagaatgttcctttgttttgtgacagtcagagtgctttGCTCATCGCAAAGAATCCAGTCTTTCATTctaggacgaaacacattggagtacaatttcatttTGTGCGAGAAGGAGTAGAAGAaagaagcgtggatatgcagaagatccatacgaaagaaaacatagctgattttttgACCAAGACAGTGAATACTGATAAGTTTTATTAGTGTAGATTCTCAAGTGgcctagcagaaacgtaagcagcaggtaatgacaagattgaaaggatgtgtggagatgtgtttgattctcaatcaaatctccaagtgggagaaatatCGGTAATATGTGGGGCCATAGGTGGCAGAATATATTCATTAGGCTTTGTGAAAAAAAACGTGGGCTGCTGCATCTGTTGATTTAAACAAAAGTTCGAGGAAATTTATTagacgcgtttttaacgcgtattcacactgacagaggctctataaatagagctcatcccttcattctgaaatcatccattcttcgagttttctctcatctaatagcatttgagtgcttagttctataatatttgtgatgtatttgttctcatgtattaagagagtgtgtgttctctttggaaacacagtgagtgagttgtgcaccacaaaatattatagtagaaattcttttcatcttgcccgtggttttaccctaataatttttaggggttttccacgtaaatctcggtgtccagtttattctttattttcgggttttattatctcaaattaccgcaagtgggaccaacagtttataattattttttgcaaACTCCAATTGCTAGAAAAAAAATGTatagtaaaaatatattttattttattaaagttgatgACATAATAGTAACAACTTAAGAAAgacatcaattttttctttcaactttatccttatatgatactaatattatattttttttttgtttttgttttttaaacttCAACACACGNCAAATAGTGATGACCAAGTTTAAGTGCCCAAGAAAACATCAAgtttaattatacaaaaaagtagCAAACATCAAGTTTCTTATACAAAAAAGTATCAAACATccagtttcaactttcaagttgCATCCTTTGATGCCCACACCGCATCCAATTCTTGAAGTGTTCTTTCGTAGTCATTATCATCTTCATCCCCACCATCCAAAAGTTCTTCCAAGTCCAAAGAAGGTGTTTCTTGCATTTCACCAACACctttatctaaatattttttaaaaaattaaaataatacatgtttagcaaacagaaagcaaaaatttgttaaaaaatttttcCGATTTTTCCGGTTTAACCGGGTTTTAACCGGTTTTTCCGGGTTTTAACCGGTTTTTTCCGGTTAAACCGGTTTTCCGGGTTTTTACTTATCTCCGGACCGGTCTGGAGGCCGGTTCGCGGTTGAACCGGTCCGACCGGCCGGTCCGGTCCGGTTTGGAGAACACTGCTATAATTTATCGAATTTCACTTTAatccatcgataatgataaaaaagactgtaTACATACATATTACGTGTACAGATTAATTAGTATATAGAAGGTTCCGTGTTCCGTAATCAGAATTCCGATGGGAATCAGACTCACCATCGGGGCATCTTCGAGTTTTCACAAGACGAATAACGAAACAGTCCCAAGTGTGTCTGTTCTCGCTTTCAAACATGGTCGGTGTGTGCCCGTTTTTCACACTTGAATAATATCCAATTTCACACTGTAACAACAAAAACACCATTCAGTAAaacaaagaacaaaaaaaaaacgttttttttataatcCAAATCAATCTTTTCGGAGAAAAGTAGAAATCTACTCTAATCATTCTTTCATCCCCACCTTTTCACTCTCTGTACAGGCAGTGTGTGTATTTACGGCGAAGGAGAGTGGGAGAGACACTGGAATTCACTTATACTAAAGATTGAACGGATGGAGTAAAGCAGAACTCAACTCTGCTCCCACATTTGTGGTTTTTCTTTCTCTGAATTGGGAGTAAAAAACCACCTAAACCCTTCTGTTTTTTGAACCCAAATGGGTCGAATTTGTGGGGATTTTATCTGCAGCTGGAAATGTTGAGTTGGGTCTGCACTTGAATCTGACTATCGGGGCTGAGACTTGAAGATCTCCCCTTTTACATCGGTGAGGTCTGCTTTTGAGTTAGCTTGATTGTCTCGCATTTTATGCGACTTTAAGTTAGTTTTAGTTGATGGGTTTTCAGGTTAATCGAGTTTGTTGTCGTAGAATGTGTTCGATTCTTGCTACATTGCTTTAGATTGAGCTTGTTCTGGGTCGGGATAGAGCCGCGTTGGAGGATGAATCTGACAAATGAATTTGGTTTTTCGGCATAATCAGATCTGAGTGAGTTTTGATTTTACGCTTGGTTTGTAGTTGATTTGTACTGATGTAGGTGAGTGTGAGGTAAATTAGAAGAGATGAGAACTCTTGTGTGTACTGCTTTTCACCTCATTCAgaatcttcttctttttcttctttctctgGATTTCTGCATGCCCGTTTAATGGATTTTCCATCTTTGGGTGTAGTCTGACTTTAAATGCAGGCTCCTCAGGCTGTGCTAACTGTGATCggttttaaaaaatagttagaAATCATCACATGTCGAAATTTTTGGATGGAATTCAGTATATAAAAGAAGAGTAAGGTGAATACATTGTATTCTCCTTGATGGCCAAAATGAAGTCGGATGCACTTCTAGATTATGCCTTATTTCAGCTGTCTCCAAAGCGTTCCAGGTGAGGATTGTGGTTCCTATATTTAATCTCATTATCAAGTTAAAGGGTGGTTTCTATTCTTAGTTTTGTTTACTTTGAACTCTCCTTTGGCCAGATGCGAATTGTTTGTTTCAAGCAATGGCAGCACAGAAAAGATCGCATCAGGATTACTCAAACCCTTTGTTACACATTTGAAGGTTGCAGAGGATCAAGTCGCTTCTGCTGCACAGTCAGTTAAGCTTGAAGTTGGACGACGGAAAAATGCTGAAATGTGGTTCACAAAGGGAACACTTGAGAGGTATTGCCATTTGCTACTTGGAAAATTGTTTAATTCATGCTCAATATCTATGATTGTTATTCTTTCAGGTTTGTGCGATTTGTTAGTACGCCAGAGGTTTTGGAACTGGTTGTAACATTTGATTCTGAAATGTCACAATTGGAAGCAGCGCGAAAAATATATTCGCaggtatttatttattcatgatCAGATGGTTTAACTGGTACTTCTGTGACTATAGCATAACTAACAAATTTCCCCTGTTTAATATCAGGGACCTGGAGAACAACTTTCTGGTATGGATTTCATTATTAATTCTTGATGTATTTTAtccaatatttttcttttttcttgattgtacCTGAAATCTAGACGTGGATAAACCAAAAGAATAAGTGAAAACCACTTGTGTTGTGTTATTTAATCTTTCACGGCACCTTGAAGTATGtatatgttttttgtttttgaagtttTATCCAAAACAGAACACTTTTTTTCTTGTATAGGTTACATAAACCACGAGCATATGATACCTGTTGCATGGAATACCGTACCAGTAACTATATTCTGAAATTATTTTTCTGCACTTCAATTGTGAAAGTGGACCCATTTGAATGGCTCATCTAGCTGATTCTAGAGTTTTCAGGAATTGGGGtccaatattttgaattttttcagtCAGTTATGATACATTTGAAACAAGTAACAAATCTTTAGTTTCATAGTTGTTTTGTTCCATTCTTTTTGTTTTGTGAAATGATAATAGTCTGTTACTCTGAATCAATGACTTGATCTGTTAAATGCTCCAGGTGGCACAACGGACGCAGAGGATGCTACAAAGTATCAACTCTTTACTCTGTTTCACATTTTaatatcatcattttttttattcatttggctggatttattttgatgattcgATCCTACTGTGTGAGATCACTTTCTATCAATGGATGTGATTAATCTCTATGTACCTCTCTAGTTTCTATCACTTCATGTCAGCTTTGAGTATTTTCTTTGTAAGCCAACCTTTATGGCCATTAACTCAGCGCACAGAAGTTGTGGCATAATGAACTCCATAAGGTGTCAGGTCTATCGCATCAATCAGTTTACAATTAATATTTGCTTGAAAAGTTCGTAAATGTGAGTTTACAATCTATATATAATTTGAGGGTTTAAGCTATCTTGGTTGTAGTGGCCTGCTAGGTGCGCCTTGCTTCGGTAAGGCGCGCGCCTCGCCTTGTGCGTAGGCTCCATGGCATTTGTGCGCCTTGCGCCCTTGACAACTATGTTCTCAACACTTTTGATCAAAgtccttataataaatatggtCGACGTAATGTCCATCATGAAGGTTTATCTACTTCATCTTTCTCTGTGTACGTATGTGCACATAATTGTCCTGTGCATATTCTGATTATTTACCATCCTCGCAGAAAGGAGCTTTTGAGAGCTATCGATGTAAGGCTTGTCGCAGTTCAGGAGGACTTGTCAACAGCCTGTGCTcgtgctgctgctgctggtttTAATATTGACACAGTCTCTGAACTTCAAATGTTTGCAGATAAATTTGGTGCTCATTCTTTAAAGTAAGTACTTGGAAAACTTCTGGTATCACATTGAAGGAAtaatgaagaacccacatagaTTAAATATGGTCTGCTTTCGGAGTTTTGGTGTAGTTTTATGTGACTTGAATTATATATCTATGGTCATAGCATGAAATCGATTCTAACCTAGATCACAAGGGTAAAATTATACCTTATGTGAACAAAATTATTGGtggaaaaatctttattttaattttgaactAAATTTAAGTTGTATTTGTGCGTAGTGAAGCATGCTGCAAGTTGATATCACTATGTGAGAGGCGACCGGATTTAATGAATCAGTGGAGACCTGTGTCTGATGATCGAATAATTCGTTCTTCGTGCGGGTCGGACATGTCAATTGATGTCGACGATCTCCCGTCATCGCCATCACCCAATCAAGAACAAACTGCCACATTTCAGCAGCCCAATGCCCTTCCTTCCCTTTCCAGCAATCGCACCATCAACAGGGAATCAAGCGTCGAGAGGGAAGGTGTCGAGAAGAAAGAGAAGAGCTCATCGAATTCTGATCAGAATCCTGAGCCATCAATTCAGACAAGTCAGCCTACTAGACGTCTTAGTGTGCAGGATAGGATAAACTTGTTTGAAAACAAGCAGAAGGAGACATCTGTAGGAAAGCCAACTGTAGGGAAGTCTTCTGAACTGAGACGGATGTCATCTGACATGTCATCATCTGGAACTTCGCTTTTGAGGAGATGGAATGGTGCTAGTGACATGAGCATTGACCTAAGTGCTGAAAAGAAAGATACTGAAAGCCCCTCTTATTCCCAGTCAACTTCCTCAGTTTCTCAGAGCAAGCAGTCTGAGGAGAAAAATGTTTTCGCCGTGGGTTCTGATTCTGTTACACCAGAGATAAAAGTTATGCCTAATCTGGGTAGGGTTGGTGATACCAGTGAGTCAAAAGGGAGTTCTTTTAACAAGTTAGATTCCAATTCTAACTTGGGTCTTGTTGAAAATGTTCCCTTGAAAAAACAAGTGTGTGACCCAACTCAGTCAATATCATTTAATAACAGGAGTGAGCATCATGATAATTCAGAAGAGAAGAGGTCTTTGCTTGGAGTTAAAAACGTGGTTGTTTTGGGGTTGGGGGATCAAGGGGAGTTGGAGGGTTCTCAGAACAGTGAAGAGCTTAGTGGTACTATAGAGGGAGTGACTTTGCAGACAGAGTTTGCTAGAGTGAAGGATTCATCTTCTTTGACTCGATTTAAACCTTCTGCAAGCAAAGGCGGTGGGCagtctaaaaatttaaataggGAAGATTCTGAAATAAGAGATCAGGCTGTTAGGCAATCACGATCGAAGGTTACCCACAAGACACTGGGAGAATCTGGACTTTCTGATGGCGGTCCTGGTTCAAGAATTCGAGAGGCTTTTGCTTCTCGCTATAAAGGGAATGGAGGGGATTCCTCGTTCGCGCATCCAGATGTAAAATCTGTTGCAGAATTTGTAGGAGTTGAAAAGAAAGAATCAAATTCATCCGAGAAGGTAACCGATAGTTCTGTGCCAAGTATTGAAAATTCAGGCCCTCAGAGAACGAAGTTCAACAAACAAGGCTTGGCAGCTGACCAGAGTCGAAAGGCAGAAATTCAAAGACATGAAAGCTGTTCTGCCGGAATAATTGGGGGGGCCTTCTCTGGTAAGTTCTCAATAGACGCTGAAGAAAGCCTTGATTCGTTTAAAACACCACCTCTTGAGCAAGCTGAACGAAAAAGACAGTCAAAAGGTAATCAGGAACTTAATGATGAGTTGAAGATGAAAGCAAATGAGCTTGAGAAGCTTTTTGCTGAGCATAAGCTACGAATCCCTGGTGATCAATCTCACACTGGCTCTAGAGGCAGACCAGCTAAAATACAACATGAGTCAACAACTAGTTTATACCATTCAAAACCAGTAGTCAATATTAGTTCCCAAGTGTCTGGCTATTACTCGGCAAGAGAACCTAACAGGAATTCCAAAAGCATAGCCAAGCTTGATGCAACCTCCATCCCAAAAATTATTGATAATCAGAATTATGGTGATGCTTTAA
This window of the Primulina huaijiensis isolate GDHJ02 chromosome 3, ASM1229523v2, whole genome shotgun sequence genome carries:
- the LOC140973479 gene encoding uncharacterized protein isoform X1: MAKMKSDALLDYALFQLSPKRSRCELFVSSNGSTEKIASGLLKPFVTHLKVAEDQVASAAQSVKLEVGRRKNAEMWFTKGTLERFVRFVSTPEVLELVVTFDSEMSQLEAARKIYSQGPGEQLSGGTTDAEDATKKELLRAIDVRLVAVQEDLSTACARAAAAGFNIDTVSELQMFADKFGAHSLNEACCKLISLCERRPDLMNQWRPVSDDRIIRSSCGSDMSIDVDDLPSSPSPNQEQTATFQQPNALPSLSSNRTINRESSVEREGVEKKEKSSSNSDQNPEPSIQTSQPTRRLSVQDRINLFENKQKETSVGKPTVGKSSELRRMSSDMSSSGTSLLRRWNGASDMSIDLSAEKKDTESPSYSQSTSSVSQSKQSEEKNVFAVGSDSVTPEIKVMPNLGRVGDTSESKGSSFNKLDSNSNLGLVENVPLKKQVCDPTQSISFNNRSEHHDNSEEKRSLLGVKNVVVLGLGDQGELEGSQNSEELSGTIEGVTLQTEFARVKDSSSLTRFKPSASKGGGQSKNLNREDSEIRDQAVRQSRSKVTHKTLGESGLSDGGPGSRIREAFASRYKGNGGDSSFAHPDVKSVAEFVGVEKKESNSSEKVTDSSVPSIENSGPQRTKFNKQGLAADQSRKAEIQRHESCSAGIIGGAFSGKFSIDAEESLDSFKTPPLEQAERKRQSKGNQELNDELKMKANELEKLFAEHKLRIPGDQSHTGSRGRPAKIQHESTTSLYHSKPVVNISSQVSGYYSAREPNRNSKSIAKLDATSIPKIIDNQNYGDALSKEFSELSVSDGSRGKFYDRYTEKRDAKLREDWSSNRAEKEARLKSMQDSLERSKSDLKAKFSASEDRLDSVSNTRRRAERLRSFNSRSIMKRKQQLLDFGDGEDEEEALNFGEQNHLQEDVPLDHATFVDGVSSGAQDKKFLPNNRSLSSSTGTSATPGSRSAIRTSSINSRRRRTQLENPLIQSVPNFSELRKENTKPSSGASKTARSQVRSYSRSKSSSEEAAAVKDEKSHQSQLLRKSSVNHNESRDVSPLESDGTVLTPIKFDEEVPKNVAAKPFLRKGSRTSYVARASNTKHKASVQSEPIKNEEGNNDLASGTDDFENTGKDEVEEEFETLNAEGHEVLDNEEPRLVMETEKFFDSGSENADNKMAFSLLDQALGSQLPTVVPSGFHPVDSMQDWPGESPMLWNSRIQHSFSYPHDLSDVDASVDSPVGSPASWNSQSLSQVESDAARMRKKWGTAEKPMLVANSSNNLSRKDMTRGFKRFLKFGRKNRGSESLVDWISATTSEGDDDTEDGRDPANRSSEDLRKSRMGFSQAQPTDDSFNESEFFNEQVQPSQSSIPAPSANFKLRDDQMSGSSIKAQRPSFFSLSSFRSKGGDTKHR